The following DNA comes from Candidatus Margulisiibacteriota bacterium.
TTATCGTCGATTGACTTTGGGCTCAGACCCTTTATGATGCAGCACCATATGGGGAGGATGCTTGTTAACAAGGAGGTGTTTAGTATGGAGGAGCGTATTCCAAGAATTTTGGATTGTTTAATGGCGGACTGTGCCTTTAATAATAATCAACGATGTCATGCTGATGCCATAACGGTTGGGGACCTTGAGCCAACCTGTGATACCTACTTCAAAGGGGCAAAGAAAGCAGGATTTGACGATGTTGCAAGTGCAGTCGGCGCTTGCAAGGTAATTGCCTGCACGTACAATGAATCCCTGGAATGCAAGGCTGACGGGATTCATGTGGGCTTGCATAATAACCACCCGGACTGTACTACTTTTTTACCGGTATAATTTTTTTTGAATTAATACAATCATCCTCCCTATGATTGTGGACTAGCGCATAGCGTATGAAAACTCTTTCACACTGGGTCATAAAAAACGAAAACGTCATAAAAAAAATGAAATTATGTGTGGGCAATTTTCGATATATTAATGTGTAAGCCCAGTTGGAAATAAACTGCGGTATTATGCCTTAACATATGGGATTGATTACTATGATAAAAAAAGTTATTCAGCTCCAGGAAAAATGGGAAAACCCTTATCGTCCAATTCAGAACCAAGTGAGATCGTTCGTACAAGCATTACTAAAAGGAAATGACAGACCTGCCTATCTCGTATATGAAAATAAAAACCATTTTTATAAATATGATGCCCTTGAACCTGTTTTTGGCTTTAATATCCTGATACGGCCGCCAGTAATACATCAGGAAGGAAAATGCCGGCATAATGTCAATGTCGGGAGCCACTCGCTTATTGTTTTTCTCCACGCCGATCTGGATAAAAATATGCAAATGAAAGATGAAAACAGCCTTAAACTCCGGATAGTCTTAGGCGAAGACATTCAAGCAATAGGTGCCTCTGATTTTATAATTTACGAATTGATTGACATCAAGAAAGAACTTGATACCCTCATGAACGAAAAAAAATATCAAGACTTAGTTGCAGCTATTACCACGGCTGTGAACGAGGGGATTAAGCGTAAGCTCACGTAGCCGTTTTACCTGCATTAGAAAGGCTTTACCGCATAGCAGATATCTCTAAAAAATACCCTTAAGCTTTTGGCTTAAGGGTATCCTTATCATCAGAATAATACTCTAGCTTAAAATAGCGGTACACTAACTGAAGCAGAGAACCCTGGTAAATAATTAGGCTTAGTATTCTCTTTTGAATACATCTCAATAAGAGTTGCGGTTATACATAGAGATAACTCACTATTAATCGGTTTAGAAACACTATACATGATATCATAATAATAATCGGCTCCGTCATTCCCTACACCAATTGCATACGGACCATAATAAGCATCGGCATAAAAGTTTGTCTGTGCACTACCATTTTTATTTGCACTTAACTCAAGACAGATCATATCCGTTAGATTATACCCGACACCTCCCTTTAGTGCGCCTGAATCAGTTAACGAAGTAAACATATAGGTAGTAGCCGCGTTTCCAAACGATGCCACCATGCTCATCAACAATGCTCCCAATAATAATACTCTTACCTTTTTCATAAAAAAATCACTCCTCTTTTCTTAATCAGGAAAACTATAGGTTCCCCCGCTGTTCACTCCTCTAGCATAGGTTTATTTCTTATATTACCAGAGAATTTAAACATCCTTAAAATTAATTCAGATATTTAGCTTTAATTTTTGCAAATTCCTTGCCCTTCTTTACTTTTTCCAGTGAAGCGATTAACTTCTTTACAATATCATCTGGAGTAGCAATACTGGCAGCAAAACAAAGCGGCTCCGACAACTCCGGAATTAAAATAGTTTTCTCTAATCTGGAAAAATCCAGCCCAAGCTGTTTTGCTCTGAAAGACATCGCAAATTCGTTATCAGCCATAAGATCTATTCTTCCCAGGAACAATTTGTTCATATTGTTTTCATCGTTAGAAACAATATCCAGTTTTTTAAATTTTTTACCTGTCAGATATTGCTCTCGAACATCATCTTTAACTGCGCCTATTTTGAAAACTTTAGCATCCTCAAGTTTTGCCAGTTTAATATCTTTTCTATCTTTTAGCTTAAAAAAGTAATTTTCATCTTTCATAAGTTCGCCAACCCATTTAAACAACTTTTCTCTTTCCGAAGTGCGAACTATCGTATAAATAAATACATTTTTGTTTTTTAATGCCATATCATAAGCCCTGGACCAAGGAAGAACTTTAATCTCTGCAGTTAGCCCGGCATCTTTAACTGCTGCTAGGATAATTTCAGTTGATAATCCCGTAACCTTCCCATCTTTAATATAGTTGAACGGTCCCCAGTCTTCAGTGACAATTGTTATGTCAGCGGCAAAAGCACAACTAATAGATAACAACAAACCAAGAATCCCAGCGAACATATATCTTTTCATTAAATACCTCCTCATTTAATTTAATCCCACATAAAAAAACTTGCCGCGCACCTCCTTTTGCATT
Coding sequences within:
- a CDS encoding DUF1540 domain-containing protein — its product is MEERIPRILDCLMADCAFNNNQRCHADAITVGDLEPTCDTYFKGAKKAGFDDVASAVGACKVIACTYNESLECKADGIHVGLHNNHPDCTTFLPV